A single region of the Brachypodium distachyon strain Bd21 chromosome 3, Brachypodium_distachyon_v3.0, whole genome shotgun sequence genome encodes:
- the LOC100826679 gene encoding histone H3.2, with product MARTKQTARKSTGGKAPRKQLATKAARKSAPATGGVKKPHRFRPGTVALREIRKYQKSTELLIRKLPFQRLVREIAQDFKTDLRFQSSAVSALQEAAEAYLVGLFEDTNLCAIHAKRVTIMPKDIQLARRIRGERA from the coding sequence ATGGCCCGCACGAAGCAGACGGCGCGCAAGTCCACCGGCGGCAAGGCGCCGAGGAAGCAGCTGGCGACCAAGGCTGCGCGCAAGTCGGCtccggccaccggcggcgTCAAGAAGCCGCACCGCTTCCGCCCCGGCACCGTCGCGCTGCGGGAGATCCGCAAGTACCAGAAGAGCACGGAGCTCCTCATCCGCAAGCTCCCCTTCCAGCGCCTCGTCAGGGAGATCGCGCAGGACTTCAAGACCGACCTCCGCTTCCAGAGCTCCGCCGTCTCCGCGCTGCAGGAGGCTGCCGAGGCCTACCTCGTCGGCCTCTTCGAGGACACCAACCTCTGCGCCATCCACGCCAAGCGCGTCACCATCATGCCCAAGGACATCCAGCTCGCCCGCCGCATCAGGGGCGAGAGGGCTTAG